In Falco biarmicus isolate bFalBia1 chromosome 6, bFalBia1.pri, whole genome shotgun sequence, the following are encoded in one genomic region:
- the AMD1 gene encoding S-adenosylmethionine decarboxylase proenzyme isoform X2, which produces MFVSKRRFILKTCGTTLLLQALVPLLELAREYSGFDSIQSFFYSRKNFMKPSHQEYPHRNFQEEVEFLNEIFPNGAAYCMGRMNSDCWYLYTLDFPESRISNQPDQTLEILMSELDPVVMDQFYMKDGVTANDVTRMSGIRDLIPGSVIDATMFNPCGYSMNGMKSDGTYWTIHITPEPEFSYVSFETNISQTSYDDLIRKVVEVFKPGKFVTTLFVNQSSKCRTVFSSAQKIEGFKRLDHQIAQFSDYNFVFTSFTKNRQQQHS; this is translated from the exons ATGTTTGTCTCCAAGAGACGTTTCATTTTGAAGACGTGTGGTACCACCCTCTTACTGCAAGCACTGGTTCCCCTGTTGGAGCTTGCTAGGGAGTACAGTGGGTTTGACTCAATTCAG agcttctTTTATTCACGTAAGAATTTCATGAAGCCTTCCCACCAGGAGTACCCACATAGGAATTTCCAGGAAGAAGTAGAGTTTCTTAATGAAATTTTCCCAA ATGGAGCAGCTTATTGCATGGGGCGTATGAATTCTGATTGCTG GTACCTGTACACCCTGGATTTCCCAGAGAGTCGGATATCCAATCAGCCTGATCAGACACTGGAAATTCTGATGAGTGAGCTTGACCCAGTAGTTATGGACCAGTTCTACATGAAAGATGGTGTTACTGCAAATGATGTCACTCGT atgagTGGAATTCGTGACCTGATACCAGGTTCTGTTATTGATGCTACAATGTTCAATCCTTGTGGGTATTCAATGAATGGGATGAAATCGGAT ggaacTTACTGGACTATTCACATCACTCCAGAACCAGAGTTTTCTTATGTTAGTTTTGAAACAAACATAAGTCAGACCTCTTATGATGACCTGATTAGAAAAGTTGTAGAGGTTTTCAAGCCAGGAAAATTTGTGACAACCCTCTTTGTTAATCAG agcTCTAAATGTCgtacagtgttttcttctgcccAGAAGATAGAAGGGTTTAAACGTCTTGACCACCAGATTGCCCAATTCAGTGattataattttgtatttaccAGTTTTACAAAAAATCGCCAGCAACAGCACAGTTGA